One stretch of Arcobacter sp. F155 DNA includes these proteins:
- a CDS encoding Hachiman antiphage defense system protein HamA yields MLDILSKSNINTILKDEHSFTILELKDEHFQEIVQGLIDLVPEYYIAPESVADVLTRLGKSAAAKKILDKTPTVKKIRSGDIGEIITSDYIDESTNYNVPIKKLRWKDHRNMAMRGDDILGIYINPSDQCVKFLKAEAKSYQSLSQSVLDSARSELDNDNGLPSPHALSFVIDRLRETGSIDLANKLEKVQLVDGINQDHVEHLLFTFTKTNSGTLQKNALETYSDNIKQTSISLRTNKHQELINQVYEGIINANS; encoded by the coding sequence ATGCTAGATATTTTAAGTAAATCAAATATAAATACAATATTAAAAGATGAACATAGCTTTACTATTTTAGAATTAAAAGATGAACATTTTCAAGAAATTGTTCAAGGTCTTATAGATTTAGTACCTGAATACTATATTGCTCCAGAGTCTGTAGCAGATGTACTTACAAGGTTGGGGAAAAGTGCTGCTGCTAAAAAGATTTTGGATAAAACTCCTACTGTGAAAAAAATACGTTCAGGAGATATTGGAGAAATAATTACTAGTGATTATATTGATGAATCAACAAACTACAATGTTCCTATTAAGAAATTAAGATGGAAAGATCATAGAAATATGGCAATGAGAGGAGATGACATTCTTGGTATATATATTAATCCATCTGATCAATGTGTAAAGTTTCTTAAAGCAGAAGCTAAATCTTATCAGTCATTATCTCAATCAGTACTTGATAGTGCAAGGTCAGAATTAGATAATGATAATGGATTACCATCACCACATGCTTTATCTTTTGTAATAGATAGACTAAGAGAAACAGGAAGTATTGATTTAGCAAATAAACTAGAAAAAGTACAACTTGTTGACGGAATTAATCAAGACCATGTTGAACATTTACTTTTTACTTTTACTAAAACTAACTCAGGAACATTGCAAAAAAATGCATTGGAGACGTATAGTGATAATATAAAACAAACATCTATATCATTAAGAACTAATAAACATCAAGAACTTATTAATCAAGTTTATGAAGGAATTATAAATGCCAATAGTTAA
- a CDS encoding DEAD/DEAH box helicase — MPIVNDIEQLIEESLSSGFRGRLLDRGLARSMIWKNGILPDGAPHFADSLSYDLLSYGYSLLSLGIRLKELGGDEVLYNEAFKNSANAIMDVVHNGEFNSHRSFHKILASSAFHIGQYSAKAYSLVSNLDYDSLTPIENILRLLILRKFKGIEKEILLWKYSGQANDINLAESLNSKIDEIVNSSLDLSEKEKLIKSLELSTIDLALTDNYFSAMYEYLFALEVSREDLYNNSIEIINNALNICNELKLVPQWWVFRVTKFLLIDLWNRSFHKLLPLTPSDPNSKEWEILRWKYIASLYKRNKSEVELWPSQISAARRAVSDTDDLVVSLPTSAGKTRVAELCILRCLSIKKRVLFITPLRALSAQTETSLRKTFLPLGKTVSSLYGSIGISNFEEDVLKTQDIVVGTPEKLDFALRNDSTILDDIGLIVLDEGHMIGLSEREINYEVQIQRLLNRTDSNTRRIVCLSAILPSGEEFDNFVNWLRKDKPGDAVKTDWRPTDLRFAEVIWQENTARLNFLIGEENPFIPSFLRPMIPSNPNPGRRQIPFPKNQQELTLATAWKLIEDEHTVLIYCPQKKSVNSFAEIIVDLHIRGALPSLFESIPERLELAKTLGKEWLGEHNFIVKCLDIGVGVHHGSLPTPFRKEMENLLRDGVLKVTVSSPTLAQGLNLSATAVVFHSLHRNGDIIDVSEFKNVIGRAGRAFIDTQGLIIRPIFDSYTKKIRQWHTLINDVNARSMKSGLMLLIEKIITLLISNYNPKDERELEQLLNDKLVMIENTSQDEIIEEWNNLIKFLDSALISMLGEVDIVIDKIGETLLNVLDASLWKRTIESYSEVKQKIYSLVLKKRAEYIWQNSSYLQRKGYFLAGLGLDSGQKLDMISLEANRLLVFANRYIEIGDIFQAIVTIQKLAELIFNISPFIPSTLPSNWKDILESWLKGETLTEKGFVNIEEVLEFVEDGLVYRLIWGLEAIKVRAKANEDIIDGYIIDDFETNLLVPSIENGTLNRSVALLMQAGFNSRKAAIQAVTSTNASFTNSLQLNSWLSSIEVRILTESNTWPTKETSSLWKKFLFEFKPESNMVWNSDKITLSVKWNNEYTPLEGTLVKLSNYLDGNTQVLSTTGNRIGILNNRLNLIEKGIYYSIVTEDINIIDVLYWGIEQPFNIVS, encoded by the coding sequence ATGCCAATAGTTAATGATATAGAACAATTAATAGAAGAATCACTTTCTAGTGGTTTTAGAGGAAGACTATTAGATAGAGGATTAGCTCGTTCCATGATATGGAAAAATGGTATATTACCTGATGGTGCACCCCATTTTGCTGATAGTTTGAGCTACGATCTTTTATCTTATGGCTATTCACTCCTATCTTTGGGCATTCGTTTAAAAGAATTAGGAGGAGATGAAGTTTTATATAATGAGGCTTTTAAAAACTCTGCTAATGCCATAATGGATGTGGTTCATAATGGAGAATTTAATAGTCATAGGAGTTTTCATAAAATATTAGCTTCTTCTGCATTTCATATAGGTCAATATTCGGCAAAGGCATATTCTCTTGTAAGTAATTTAGATTATGATAGTTTAACTCCAATAGAAAATATTCTTAGACTCTTAATATTAAGAAAATTTAAAGGTATTGAAAAAGAAATTTTATTATGGAAATATTCAGGACAAGCCAATGATATAAATTTAGCAGAAAGTCTTAATTCAAAAATTGATGAAATAGTTAATAGTTCACTAGATCTATCAGAAAAAGAAAAACTTATAAAATCTCTTGAGTTATCTACTATTGATTTAGCATTAACAGATAATTATTTTTCTGCAATGTATGAATATCTTTTTGCATTGGAAGTTTCCAGAGAAGATTTATATAATAATTCAATTGAGATTATTAATAATGCACTTAATATATGTAATGAACTAAAGTTAGTACCGCAATGGTGGGTTTTTAGAGTGACCAAGTTTTTACTAATTGATTTATGGAATAGAAGTTTCCATAAGTTACTACCTTTAACTCCATCAGATCCTAATAGTAAAGAGTGGGAGATATTAAGATGGAAATATATAGCTTCTTTATATAAAAGAAATAAGTCAGAAGTTGAATTGTGGCCTTCTCAAATAAGTGCTGCAAGAAGAGCTGTTAGTGATACTGATGACCTAGTAGTTTCTCTTCCAACAAGTGCAGGAAAAACAAGAGTTGCTGAATTATGTATTCTTAGATGTTTATCAATAAAAAAGAGAGTTCTATTTATAACTCCATTAAGAGCATTATCGGCTCAAACTGAAACATCACTGAGAAAAACATTTTTACCATTAGGAAAAACGGTTTCTTCTTTATATGGAAGTATTGGTATAAGTAATTTTGAAGAAGATGTTTTGAAAACTCAAGATATTGTAGTCGGTACACCTGAAAAATTAGATTTTGCATTAAGAAATGATTCTACAATCTTAGATGATATAGGATTGATAGTTTTAGATGAAGGACATATGATAGGATTAAGTGAAAGAGAAATAAACTATGAGGTACAAATTCAACGTTTATTAAATCGGACTGACTCTAACACAAGAAGAATAGTATGTTTATCGGCAATATTACCTAGTGGAGAAGAATTTGATAATTTTGTAAATTGGTTAAGAAAAGATAAGCCAGGCGATGCCGTTAAAACTGATTGGAGACCAACAGATTTAAGATTTGCTGAAGTTATTTGGCAAGAAAACACTGCTAGGTTAAACTTTTTAATTGGAGAAGAAAATCCTTTTATTCCAAGTTTCTTAAGACCAATGATTCCTTCAAATCCTAATCCTGGAAGAAGACAAATACCTTTTCCTAAGAATCAACAAGAATTGACCTTAGCAACAGCTTGGAAACTTATTGAGGATGAACATACTGTACTAATATATTGTCCACAAAAAAAGTCAGTAAATTCTTTTGCTGAGATTATAGTAGATTTACATATTAGAGGAGCATTACCTTCTTTATTTGAATCAATCCCCGAACGTTTAGAATTGGCAAAAACTTTGGGAAAAGAATGGTTAGGAGAACATAATTTTATAGTAAAATGTTTAGATATTGGAGTAGGTGTGCATCATGGTTCTCTACCTACACCATTTCGAAAAGAAATGGAAAATTTGTTAAGAGATGGAGTATTAAAAGTTACAGTTTCGTCTCCTACTCTTGCACAAGGACTTAACTTATCAGCAACAGCTGTAGTATTTCATTCTTTACATAGAAATGGTGATATTATTGATGTATCAGAGTTTAAAAATGTTATAGGTAGAGCAGGTAGAGCCTTTATTGATACTCAGGGACTTATAATACGACCAATATTTGATAGTTATACAAAAAAAATTCGACAATGGCATACTTTAATAAATGATGTAAATGCTAGAAGTATGAAAAGTGGTTTAATGTTACTTATTGAGAAAATAATCACTCTTCTAATATCTAATTATAATCCAAAAGATGAAAGAGAATTAGAGCAGCTTTTAAATGATAAACTAGTGATGATTGAAAATACTTCTCAAGATGAAATTATTGAAGAATGGAATAATCTTATTAAGTTTTTAGATTCAGCCTTGATTAGTATGCTAGGCGAAGTAGATATAGTGATTGATAAGATTGGAGAAACTCTTCTTAATGTCTTAGATGCTTCACTATGGAAAAGAACAATAGAATCATATTCTGAAGTAAAGCAAAAGATATATAGTTTAGTTTTAAAAAAAAGAGCAGAATATATATGGCAAAATAGCTCCTATTTACAACGCAAAGGTTATTTTCTTGCAGGACTTGGATTAGATAGTGGGCAAAAGCTTGATATGATTTCTCTTGAGGCAAATAGGTTATTAGTCTTTGCTAATAGATATATTGAAATTGGAGATATCTTTCAAGCAATTGTTACAATACAAAAATTAGCAGAATTAATTTTTAATATTTCGCCATTTATCCCTAGTACATTACCAAGTAATTGGAAAGATATATTAGAAAGCTGGCTAAAAGGAGAAACTTTAACTGAAAAAGGATTTGTTAATATAGAAGAAGTGTTAGAATTTGTCGAAGATGGTTTAGTTTATCGTTTAATATGGGGATTAGAAGCTATAAAGGTACGTGCAAAAGCTAATGAAGATATTATTGATGGTTATATTATTGATGATTTTGAAACTAATTTATTAGTACCATCTATTGAAAATGGAACATTAAATCGAAGTGTAGCATTATTGATGCAAGCAGGTTTTAATTCAAGAAAAGCAGCAATTCAAGCAGTTACTTCAACAAATGCAAGCTTTACAAATAGTTTACAGTTAAATTCATGGTTATCTTCTATAGAAGTTAGAATATTAACTGAGTCAAATACTTGGCCAACTAAAGAAACATCTTCTTTATGGAAAAAGTTTCTTTTTGAATTCAAACCAGAAAGTAATATGGTTTGGAACTCAGATAAAATTACTTTAAGTGTTAAATGGAATAATGAATATACGCCACTAGAAGGAACATTAGTTAAGTTATCTAATTATTTAGATGGTAATACACAAGTTTTAAGTACAACAGGTAATAGAATAGGAATATTAAATAATAGACTTAATTTAATTGAAAAAGGAATCTATTATTCAATTGTAACAGAAGATATTAATATAATAGATGTATTATATTGGGGTATTGAACAACCATTTAATATAGTTTCTTAA